In Bremerella alba, the genomic window AATTCCGGATGCCGAACTCGTTGGACCCTCGTCGTAGTAATAAACACGCGGGCCTGTTCCGTTAACGCCAGGGTAGCTGGATAGCCCCAAATTGACGCCGCTTATTGCCCGAGACGAAGTATCGGTGGGACGGGCATCAGAAGGACAGGTGAACGCTTCGAGAGATTGGCTGAGAACATCTGGTCCCTGCGGCGAATTAGCGGCGTCTCTTAAGGTTTGTTGACCGACCTGAAGGGAATCGTAGATGTTACCTTGCTCGATCATCGGCAAAATCAAAGCACTCCACGCCCAAGCTGCGTCGGTCGCAGTTTCTTCCCGCACGATCATAGGCGGAAAGCTGCCATGCGTATCGTGATAGTTGTGCAGAGCCAATGCCAACTGTTTTTGGTTGTTCGAGCAAGACATCCGCCGCGCAGCTTCACGTGCCTGTTGGACGGCCGGAAGGAGCAAGGCAATGAGCACGCCGATAATGGCAATCACCACTAACAATTCCACCAGGGTAAACCCTGGCCGCTTACGGTTCAGATTCATAGCAAAATCCGTAATAAAGAAAATAAGATGGAAGCACGAAACCGCATGATGAGGAGGGCGTGGGGCGCAGTGCTAAGGGAAAAGGGGGTGGAAACGCATCGGAAAAAAGTTCACCAATGCTGTGTTTCCACGATGTTAATCGTATAGAGTTCCCGCGATATCAACCAGTTTAATTTCTGGTGAAATCTAATCTTTTATAACGGGCGGCGGAATCGGGACCCTTAGGGTAATTCAAAGGTGATCGTCACTGCGCCTATTGCGCTTTTACTCAGAACGACCAGATTCGCGGAATCAAAGTGATAGCCGTAATGGCGATCAGAACTGCCAGGGGAATGCCTGACTTGAGATAGTCACGCGGCGTATAACCGCCAGGCCCCATGACCATGAGATTGGTTTGATAACCGATGGGAGTGAGGAAGGCCATCGATGCTCCGATGGCGATGGCCATGATGAACGGACGAGGGCTCATGTCACTTTGTTGAGCAATGGCAACTGCGATCGGTAGCAGCAAAGCGGCTACCGCCGTATTGGTAATTGTTTCGGTGAAGACAACCGTCAGCAGATAAATGACCACCAGCAAGGTAAACGGATTGGTACCGACAGTGGTGACAAGTCCTTCGGCAATCATCTGAGCGGCACCACTTTCCCAAAGTGCGTTACCTAGGCCTAACGCTGCGGCGATTGTCACGATGACTTGTATGTCGAGGGCCCCACGGGCTTCGGATGCGGATAGGCACTGAGTCAAGATCATGAGACCGGCGATTGTCAAAGCGGCGATCGCAGGACTCCCCCAACCGCCAGCAAATTCAAACCCCGCAAAGACAGACGTCAGGCAGAGCCAGAGAATCAATAAGATCATCAAACCGCCAGAGAGCAGGGCTCGATCGTGACGCCGCGGTTCGGCATCGTCAACGCTGCTGACCAGGTAAAAGTCGCGATTGTTTCTATGCTGGGCAATGAAGTCCGTTCGAGTTTGTAACAGTAACGTGTCGCCAACTTCGAGTTCGATGTTACCAATTTTGTTGGGTAAGCGTTGGCCATTTCGATGTACGGCAACGACCGCTGCGTTGTACAGTTGACGGAAGTTCGCCTTTCGAACGGTGGTACCAATCAGTGGTGATGAAGGGCTGAGAACAACTTCCGTGAGATGGCGTTGAACGCGCGACTCTGGATGGAACTCGTAAGTACGGTCGGCTGCGGGAATGAGTCCCGGAATCTTTTCAAGATCGACGATCGTATTCACCAGCCCGGTAAACACGAGCCGGTCACCAGCCCGAACGAAGTCGCGGGGGGTTACTGGAGTGATAATATCGCCGTCTCGATCAATTTCGATGAGGAACAGGCCGTGAAGATTACGAAGACCAGCGGCTTCCACCGTTCGATCAATCAACGGGCATTCAGGCTGAACCATCATTTCGACGAGATACTCGCGCTGCTGGTCTCCGAGTAGCTCCATGATGTCTCGTTTACCAGGCAGAAATCGCTGCCCGAGTACCAACATGTACAAGCTGCCGACAATCGCACAGGGAACCCCAACCCAGCTGATTTCAAAGAATCCCATCGGCTGAACATTCGGAAGCAGTTTCTCTCGGTTGGCCAGTGTTATTTCTAATGCCGGACGATCCGCAGGAGTTGCCAAGGCAATCTTGGACTCGAGGTCTTTGATTTCATTCTCAACGATGAC contains:
- a CDS encoding DUF1559 domain-containing protein, which translates into the protein MNLNRKRPGFTLVELLVVIAIIGVLIALLLPAVQQAREAARRMSCSNNQKQLALALHNYHDTHGSFPPMIVREETATDAAWAWSALILPMIEQGNIYDSLQVGQQTLRDAANSPQGPDVLSQSLEAFTCPSDARPTDTSSRAISGVNLGLSSYPGVNGTGPRVYYYDEGPTSSASGIFHHRVEGNAFRDITDGSSNTMMVGERHLKLPFNTNVTYTQWAGTTDGNQDNSGYYGSLEVAGCTGFPMNEPEPTNWQYRHWFSSLHPGGAMFAFADGSVHFLPETIDQSTYQNLSNRFDGQTVGEY
- a CDS encoding SLC13 family permease translates to MEFLQAAHPWIAIATTLAVFLAIQFARRVSVDLLFLLALCFVTLTGIVSPQTAISGFASRAVIAISALLVVSAGLRKTGVLDWIGAKILGRATNERSALLRLTGPIVVSAAFVLNTALVAMMMPVLIDWCRQRNLSPSKLLLPLSYLTILGGVCTLIGTSTTLVVNEKLRDSVVIVENEIKDLESKIALATPADRPALEITLANREKLLPNVQPMGFFEISWVGVPCAIVGSLYMLVLGQRFLPGKRDIMELLGDQQREYLVEMMVQPECPLIDRTVEAAGLRNLHGLFLIEIDRDGDIITPVTPRDFVRAGDRLVFTGLVNTIVDLEKIPGLIPAADRTYEFHPESRVQRHLTEVVLSPSSPLIGTTVRKANFRQLYNAAVVAVHRNGQRLPNKIGNIELEVGDTLLLQTRTDFIAQHRNNRDFYLVSSVDDAEPRRHDRALLSGGLMILLILWLCLTSVFAGFEFAGGWGSPAIAALTIAGLMILTQCLSASEARGALDIQVIVTIAAALGLGNALWESGAAQMIAEGLVTTVGTNPFTLLVVIYLLTVVFTETITNTAVAALLLPIAVAIAQQSDMSPRPFIMAIAIGASMAFLTPIGYQTNLMVMGPGGYTPRDYLKSGIPLAVLIAITAITLIPRIWSF